A region of Panicum virgatum strain AP13 chromosome 8N, P.virgatum_v5, whole genome shotgun sequence DNA encodes the following proteins:
- the LOC120684933 gene encoding putative cyclin-dependent kinase F-2, translating into MAGVVALQREEGHPEEPPPEENKAAAAPCPWSAAVAKRYERREKLGQGMFGDVYRAWDRVDGRFVAVKRLAGRTGGGFVQAGIRDFAREAMSLAACRGHPAVVELLATYADSARGDGDCFLVTGYAGPVNLRQYMALRRREGPPLDEDEVRDAMRQLLAGVKRAHGAGVLHRDVVPENVIVGQEDVIAAGDVLVGRKKMVYKICGFGMSEPAAQAEKDGSGPLASPAPYRAPELFLSSKDYDGRVDTWGLGCIMAELLAGTGEPFFGGKLDTEVFERMLRVVGAKGIVTWSGLERVAASDRADYLRKHCRKERGCLREVFPREVLSPAGFEVLKGLLRSNPERRLTAAAALRKPWFRRPGFGGCFGPCGGGASP; encoded by the coding sequence ATGGCAGGTGTGGTGGCGCTGCAGCGCGAGGAGGGGCACCCGGAGGAGCCGCCGCCCGAGGAgaacaaggcggcggcggccccctgCCCCTGGTCGGCTGCGGTGGCGAAACGGTACGAGCGCCGCGAGAAGCTGGGCCAGGGCATGTTCGGCGACGTGTACAGAGCGTGGGACCGCGTGGACGGGCGGTTCGTCGCCGTGAAGAGGCTCGCCgggaggaccggcggcggcttcgTGCAGGCGGGCATCCGCGACTTCGCGCGGGAGGCCATGTCCCTCGCGGCGTGCCGCGGCCACCCGGCGGTCGTCGAGCTCCTGGCCACCTACGCCGACAGcgcccgcggcgacggcgactgcTTCCTCGTCACGGGGTACGCCGGGCCTGTGAACCTGCGCCAGTACatggcgctccgccgccgggagggCCCGCCGCTCGACGAGGACGAGGTGCGCGACGCCATGCGCCAGCTCCTCGCCGGCGTGAAGCGCGCGCACGGGGCCGGCGTGCTGCACAGGGACGTCGTCCCCGAGAACGTGATCGTCGGCCAGGAGGACgtgatcgccgccggcgacgtgctcgtcgggaggaagaagatggtctaCAAGATCTGCGGCTTCGGCATGTCTgagccggcggcgcaggcggagaAGGACGGCTCCGGGCCGCTGGCGTCGCCGGCCCCGTACCGCGCGCCGGAGCTCTTCCTGTCCTCCAAGGACTACGACGGGCGGGTGGACACGTGGGGGCTCGGCTGCATCATGGCGGAGCTCCTCGCCGGCACCGGCGAGCCGTTCTTCGGCGGCAAGCTGGACACCGAGGTCTTCGAGAGGATGCTGCGCGTGGTCGGCGCCAAGGGCATCGTCACGTGGTCCGGGCTGGAGAGGGTGGCGGCGAGCGATCGGGCGGACTACCTGCGGAAGCACTGCCGGAAAGAGCGCGGCTGCCTGCGGGAGGTGTTCCCGAGGGAGGTGCTGTCGCCGGCGGGCTTCGAGGTCTTGAAAGGGCTGCTGCGGAGCAACCCGGAGCGCAGGCtcacggccgcggccgcgctccgGAAGCCATGGTTCCGGCGCCCTGGCTTCGGAGGCTGCTTCGGGCCTTGTGGTGGAGGCGCCTCTCCTTAG